The window TATCTGGGTTGCTGGAGACTTTACCACGGCCGGGGCGGGCGCTTTCTTTGAAAACAGCGCACAGGCGGGGCGTTGGCTGGACCATGTGGTGGAAGAGCTGGTGCCCTATGTGGACAGCCATTTTCGCACGCTTGCCACACGGGAGGCACGCGGCCTGCTCGGCGAATTCACGGGTGCCTATGGCGCATTAAAAATCGCGATGTACCACCCTGAGCTGGCCGCCAGCGTCTACGCGATGCACCCGGTGGGCACCGGCCTGGGATGGGTGCCCATGTCGCAGCGGGATTTCTGGTCGCGGCTGTTGACGGCGAGAGACCCGGCAGGCGTCCCCGATGGTTTCGAGTCGGTATTCCTGGCCATGGCACAGGCGTATCTTCCGCGCCCGGACAAACCCCCCTTTTACGCAGACTTTATCGTGCGTAACAGCGACGGCGAGATAGTCGTGGACAGCAAAAACTTTCACACTCTGCGCACGCGTTTTTTGTTGGACACGCAGATTCCCGCCGCTGCCGAAAACCTGAAACAGTTACAGGGTATTAAGTTGGATTGGGGTCGTTACGATAGCAATCAGGATCACGTGCTGGCCAACCAGAACTTTGTGCGCTTGCTGGAAGACTACGGCATCGAGCACGAAGCGGAGGAGTATCGGGGAAACGGCCACGATCACTGGACCAATGGCCGGGTATTGCGCGATGTACTGCCGTTCTTTGCGCGCATGTTTGCGGCAGGCGGCAAAGGCTCGTCCGCTGGTTAGTTA of the Teredinibacter turnerae T7901 genome contains:
- a CDS encoding alpha/beta hydrolase codes for the protein MRKAYLGLFLCFIFCLLSGAASAGEIIDRTLRSRILGGEHLGYDPQRHIKLYLPSGYATSGKRYPVLYHFHGLFWSNTQAFADGNLQRTLDFAMAQGIIPEFIWVAGDFTTAGAGAFFENSAQAGRWLDHVVEELVPYVDSHFRTLATREARGLLGEFTGAYGALKIAMYHPELAASVYAMHPVGTGLGWVPMSQRDFWSRLLTARDPAGVPDGFESVFLAMAQAYLPRPDKPPFYADFIVRNSDGEIVVDSKNFHTLRTRFLLDTQIPAAAENLKQLQGIKLDWGRYDSNQDHVLANQNFVRLLEDYGIEHEAEEYRGNGHDHWTNGRVLRDVLPFFARMFAAGGKGSSAG